The region ctgttggctctgtctaccccacaagggatatagacgtgattatatgtatgtgtatcaaTCGCAAATTGGACCAAATGCGAACTGTACCGATCGCGCCTAAACGATAGATTGATTTGATGTAAGTGGATAATGGGTTGCAGGCCGGATCACATTTGCTGCGGCGGCCGCGCTTGCATTGCCTGCACTCTTGCATTCACTGTTgaggtaatgtttttttttaatagttggacaagtttattatttggtttatGGAATGGTGcgatgtattattttttttttaattttacaattaaacatttaaaaaagtaagctaaagtaaatatgttaatattataataatatatatttattatcgaaactatttgtattttttattaaagataatttCGATTAAAGAAAACATGTATTTTGTCGGCaggattattaaataaaaaaaaatacaagcgtaaattaacaataaataccAAAATTTTAGCCGAAcccgaaatatttttttttttcttaatcatTCATTagtaaatattcttttacatttttacgtgtgttacaaaatttattaaatccgTATCAATGCaaagttataaatgtaaaatactaACAAGAAATAACTTTGCAGTCTCGTCTCACTCTTTTTGGTTGAATTTTTTAGTCAGCACAGACACTTTATTTTGCACAGGTACCTACTAaagaaagatttaaaaaaatattgaaggtAAGGCatgtcaaataaaacaaaggaattaacaatcaaataacaaaatataaaaaaatattttcgaataAAATATCCCGAGCGTTCCGCCTTTGAAATTCGAAATGGCAAAAGcattcatttaatttcacTGATATCGTTTTTCATCACGGTACATATTTGAATGACgttcaaaaattaataatcaaattttcGCGCGAATCAAAatgtacaatattaaaaatcgaATTGTGGTTTTACTTTGTGGTCTGCTAAACTGTATTtgtttaacaaatatttttgtttattttttaaaactaagacAACGTGAGTCGTAGGCGGGTTTAAAATTgtgtctatattttttttattcgtttatactattttattgaatGATGATTAATTATAGTAGGCAGACCTTAAACAGCTTCCAGTAGGAATGATGGTGAAATATTGAGGAGGATGATGATAGATAAggtaaataattgaaaatttgatAGGAAATGTCCTTTCTCCATCTATATCTGTaccattttgtaaatttaactaatagcaaatgttataaatataccttgatattatttttaacaagaaCGTCCACGACCACTTTtgacatatagtcacgtctttatccctcgcgggttagacagagccaacaatcctgcaaagactgataggccacgttcggctgtttggcttaatgatagaattaagattcaaatagtgacaggttgctagctcatcgcctaagaagaatcccaagtttaaaagccaagctatcccttaatcgccttttacgacatccaagggaaagaaatggagtggacctattcttttttttctatttgtgtcgggaaccacacggcttaaaAAGTCTCCACGGCGAAAGAGATAAAATCCAAGTAAAGGCTTCTGCTCAGTCTCTCATTTAAAATGTCCCTTATCTCTTTATCTTACCTTATTGTTCTCCGCGAACTTAAACCttgcaaacatttaaaatttcacaaaattgaGAATTACTCAAAAATCACTCAACCGAGTTTGATGTGCAACGAACtgaaaaaattctattgatcctacattaatttttaatcagaCCATTGGTTGAATAATTATCgcataacaaacatacaattaaaaacaatatttttgccccaagttgattggtagaaattagtacaaaaaaaaaagtcaacaGGCATTTACAAAGTCTACACTGCAAGCAATGTAAACACAACAAAAAGTTCCCCAGTACAGGTCGTGTATTCCCAAATTGCCCAAGCGCAATCCATCACGATGTTAAAGAAACTTCGCCGACTGTACATCAGAGCACAAATattattcagtaaaatatCCAAAAACAAATTCTGGCGGTGTTCGTTACGTAACTTGCTCTCATCTGAATAGTCGAGGGGATGAAgaatcaaaattttcatttttattatacatttttttaaatacttttgctACCTTTTTACCTcattacctgtgtttttttttctgtttttctttttcttatgatgcaacaaagagtctatctatctacctatCTAGGACCAGTGTGAAGGttaaattctaatttcaaaaattgagaataaaaacattcaaacttatttaataccaaaaattattttgacaaaaacacatttatttattccagaaacaaacacattttaatgctgtgtggttcccggcacctaggataggaccacttcatatctttcccacgtttatcgtgaaaggcgactaattgaaatgctaataaacctggaattcttcttgtagggctagcaaactgtcaaaatttaaattacacgTGTTAATATAAcaccatatatttttttcttgaatgAAAACATGTATATCCCCTGGCGTACATCTCCAGTACACGAATGCATAAAGGCTGCTCGTCCGGCCTAATTGAGTTAGTAGTTGGTGCTTGTTGCGTCGCCGCCCTATACTTCGTTTCAAAATGCTCTTCTTCGGTGTCATGATGCATCGTACAATGGTTAGCATTATGCAAGTGAGCCTTTTATAACTTTTGACGTTTGgaagttttaataatgaaattgatatttaacttaactattatttaattttactgttttataagaaatattagCCTTCTGAAAAATGCGATAAAATCAAGCACCTTTACTGAGAAATTTCGAACAAAGAACAGATACCCAATAAGAAGATCGTGTATTCTGAATTACAAAGGCTTTCTATGAAATACGGTACACAGAGCACGGCACGCCTGCCTTGGCTGAGGAAAAAATCACTGGAACCGGGTATAATTTAAACAAGTGCTACCCTGAGTAGGTATCACAGCCGACCATTGTATGCAAAGTTGTGTGATCTCTTATGTTATATCTTATGATTCTCTCTCTTATGTTATATCTTATGATCtcttatgcatacatacatatgtatgtatggtacgcaagggatatagacgtgaccatatgtacatccatatgtacatacatatggtcacgtctatatcccttgcggggtagacagagccaacagtcttgaaaagactaaatggccacattcagctatttggcttaatgatagaattgctattcaaatagtgacaggttgctagcccatcgcctaaaaaagaatcctaagtttgtaagcctatcccttagtcgccttttacgacatccacgggaaagagatggagtggtcctattcttttttgtattggtgccgggaaccacacggcactcggcACCATCACGGATCTCTTATGTTATATCTCTTATATATTTCCCAGGATGCTACGGCCATCAGTACCAATGTTCCTCCTCCTGTCTCTGACGTTGATGCCGGCCTGCACCGGCCACGCTCGCACCTTCACGCGCTGTCAGCTGTACCAGGAGCTCATGAGGTACAACTTTCCGAGGAGTCTTATACCCCATTGTGAGTATACAAGTTAGTCTTACAAATAGCAGGTAAAACAAGAAGATTCCATACTTTTGAATTGAGAATACCTTATCTAAGAAAACATAGGATACGCCTGTAAACACACGTACATATGCTGATAAACTTATTCGAAGGCCATTAGTTTTCAACTAGAAATACACAGAGATAAGAGAGCATAATCCATCCGAAATCTCTTGAAAAAGATATAAACATCAAAATTGTAGATATCTTTTAAGGTCGAATTCTTAAAAACTCTTACGGGAGCAAACTCCCAAGCGACATAAGTAAAAACAATGCAAATTGCAcgttatattaaatttcatcgaTTTTAGCACACGTTCGCCGTATTTCATCTAAAATTTTGCCAAAGTTAGAGTCTAAGTAGTTGTTCGTACAGCGCCGACATAACAGAATATTAAGAGAACTAACAAACCATTAGAGCgtgctacaaaataatactgaaAGCAGGTGAATCTTGCGTCTAACTCAGATTTAATGCAAGTTAACGAACGCGATCTCTTGGGCTTACCTCGGAAATGTTACGCTGTAGATCAATATGTCTACAGAAATGCAGTACAAGTAGATAAGGAATGAActtgacaattaacaaaaaaaaatatacttcatCCGCAATCAAGAAATCACACAAATCAAGTACCGCGAAACCAAAATGTTTTACACTTAAATGATAGTTGTACTGATAAAAGCATTGTTCATACAGCATTTAGATCCAAAAATTCCTGCTCTGATCTTCAAATTCCTCCATTTATTGGTCAGAACTAACCGATCACTTAAACCAAAACGATCTTTTTGCACTTCATTTAGCTCTTTATTTATCGTTAAGTAAACTTAAATCCTTTTTCCTCTTTTTCCTTTCATTCTATCTAGCATCAAAAgcactaaaataattaacgtGCGTAATCATTTCAGCTATGGTTCTGTCTTCTCATTGTTTTGTGATCACAGTGTCAGGTCGGTAGCTAAAGCTACGCTTATGCGGACGTGGAATGCAGCGAAATTACGTTGAGACTAGAAATCATAGTTGAAAATCATAGAAGAGATAGCCACCATTTCGGCGTATCAGCTCTTTGAGAGCCATGTTAATTAgcatataaatgtttataactTTTACAAACAACCTATCTTATGACTGTTTTTGGATTACATTGTAGGTTTCTGAAAACTGTTCTGTTAGATGTCGGTTGTCCTGCGTGAAAATTGAAATCTAGGCAAATAGTAGCAACAATTAAGTTTCAACGCTAAAGTTGCAACCCGTTACCACAAACGTAAAATGTTCCTACTCATAGTAATCTTCCTCCTGGTAGTAAAATCGGTTTCATACTCCTGGGCCTGGATGCATCTTGGTTTTCTTACTTTATTCTTTACTATTTAAcgagttatatatttatacccgAGTTTTAGAAAACAGCCCTTAAGATTTCGTTGAATTTGAAACATAGTTTGAAAACTGAAGAAGGTACGCACGGCAAAAACAATCGGTACGATCATATGGGTCACCCAAGTACTACAGATTAATACGTGGACAAAAATCCTCACATAAAACGAAATTTATTCAGTCCAAAATATTCATGGCAATAATTTCAACTCGATTGCTGTAAAATCAGAGATAAAGTACCGGTTGCACTGAATTCCCGGGAAAATTAAATCTCTTGTGAACATGATACCCAATCGACGAGTCGACGACCCGACACGCCTAGGTCGTGTCAACCCCGTGCAAGCAATGCTGTCGTGAAATATGTTGGAACTAACCTTCGATAATTTCTAGTTgtcaaatctttattttaaagtaaggATAAGCTTAGAACTtgcttgggatttttcttttaagcaaTGGGCTTGTTAGGCCGTAAGTTAAATTTAGGTGCTGAGTCTTAAGACGATTGGCTCTGTTTAGTCTACCACGTAAAACATAATGATGTGATCCTATATGGATGTGTAATTTAGGAAAGTTATACGAGAAACTAAATACATAACAGCCTAACGTAATATTTCTATTCAATGATTTTCACAGCATGTAATATGATTTCACTAAAATTCTGCCTTTACACCCCAAGTTTTGAAGTGAACAACGGAAATCACTATtgataaaaatgcatttttcattattttagaatagcttttattaataactttccCATCTAGAAAATACGATGTTATAACAGAACATTTTGCGTTTAAACACAACATCCAATTTCCCAGGTAAACTCGTTTAAATTTCggtaacaaaatttcatatttcgCCGCCATTGGGCGTGATTTTCAAATGGCGAATGGAGTGATTTGAATCGTCAGTcgtattaatttgaataatgcGGATTATACGCCAACTCGCGCCTTCAGACAGTGTCAATTAAAGGCTCtaacaatttaaaacttaaatgaaAGGGGATCCGGAATGTTTTGTCATCTGAATGTCCCCTTTTTATGCAAATACAAGATCTTTCTCCAGAGTGAAGTTTCGCGCCACTGCTTACTAAGGGTCGGCTAGCCAGCGATTCATTTGGTTTGCGGCCTCCTTAATGTTATTATTCGAATTAAGAATTTGAAAGTCGacgaatttaatttacttaaacaacTGGCCGTTTTAATGtaccatttaaaaataaacttgtttcGGGTTGTTCGCATTTCAAATTTGCATTTTGATTAACCGTAGTGAGATTTTAAGTTGTTGTTCTTGTAAAGGCTggaaaattttacattactttctgtgtaaattttaatcaacgtACAATGcaaagtattaattaatttgtggttttaatataatatttgtgcAGGGGTGTGCCTGATCGAGCATGGCAGCGGTAGAACGACCGAGAAGGTGACTAGCCATAACAACTCATATACAAGTTACGGACTTTTTCAGGTACGTTTCATTTGAgaataaaaagatatagaaATCTGGTGTCCACATCAGTGTCATGACAGCATGAGATGTACATTGTATACTTTCATCGAGATAATTCGTACTAACAAACACTTACATTATTTAAGCTTAGTTAGTCAGTCGTTCAATTATCAGACTTTAACAAAATCTTATGTAAAACACATCATTTTAACATCAAATGTATTCCGTActaaattttgcatgcataatAACGACCATATCATTAATTTAGGTATTTCAATCAGACGGTGTGACATATTTGCATGATTCCACACTAATCAGCGGGTGCGACAGTGCCACTCTAAATAATGGCCGGAAACTTGCTGAATTATACTGATACGCATTATCTGTACAACTGTACAGGcaatgttatttaatattatttaagctaTAATTCGTATGGGGATCTGATTTTGTTCATGATTTGATACAGGTTATAAATAAGTTGACCAATTTAATAACCGCTTGTAACTATTTAGAAAAGGGATCTTTCCTAGTAATTAAGCCATCTTGTTGAACATGGCGTTTTAGCCTTTTTGtgattgttgactctgtctactccgcaactgataaaatcataatacaaagtatattttatatgagtCTGTATGAAAGGGAGTCCCCTGTTACGTCCGTCTTTTGCGATAACTACTGAATTATTTAAcgaattttcttataattttcgCTGATAAgagcataaaaaataaatatagttattttgtgtattttcttttatctatGATCTAAAGATGTCAAAATTTCTAGGTACCACGTCgtcaataatttcttttttttttaattttatggaaGCGGCAATAAACAATGAGGCTGACCTTAAACTTTGCTTAATgtttttacaacattcaaaTTTGCGTTACACAGACAACTAACTTTAAAACCAAGAATGCAATagaatttctaattaaaaatgtattatgagATACGCTTTTTCGCATCCATCTCCTTAAATGTGAATTGGAGAAATCATacaccaaataaataattattaatttacagttaaaataaaaataagattgtaTCGTACATATGATggaatgacatacatacatacatacatatggtcacgtctatatcccttgcggggtagacagagccaacagtcttgaaaaaactgaatggccacgttgaTGTTTTACAACATGTTTTGCATACGCGTTTCCCCGCCCCGGTTTCACGCGGGCCTTTATCATGGCAATACCTAGGAGTGCCCGAGTTTCAAACGATTTACAATGCGATTCGTTCTCCCAATTGGACAGACAGACGGGACACTTACAGTAGTTATACGGATGACGTAGCCTTTGCGGTACAGGGGTGCAGTGGCCTACTTGCATTCAAATGAATGCGAACAGATCTGCCCGTATGGACATCCGCTTTGAGCTATCAATACACGTCTTTATTACCAACGGGtgagacagagtcaatagtcacGAGACTCGAATGTCACATTTAGCTACAtgattaataatttactttgtttttcttctaTATTATAAGGAGCTTTATGAACAACAAAATACCTACCGTACTGATCTGGTAGTGAAGATAAGTAGCAGCTAGCATACAACTGCTTCTTTTCCgtgcatattgtaaaagtcaatcaagggaatagctgataaacttgggatttttcattttcctaATGTTAGTATTGAGATACAAATTGCGACAGGTTGGCTACTAGCTAGACTAGCccttagcctttcccttactctccttttacgacatccttgggaaagataGAAaacctattctaaaatgctggGAACCTGACGCGGtataagtttaatataaactagctgtgcctgcgacttcgtccgcgtggaatagttatttagggcatcattaaagccctcaaggatgctccttccacgatttttttcacattttccattatttcttcgctcctaatagtttaatagttgcatctagacgttatatagcttaaagccttcctcgataaatggtctattcaatacaaaaataatctttcaaatcgaaccagtagttcttgagattagcacattaaaaaaaaacaaacaaactcttcagttttataatattagtaggtatagataaatctaagtgcctatttgaactaaaaaaaatattctaatagaattataaccaaaaatatgtacctacaacttacaaaagaaatagatatgaaaataaagttgaaacgcctgtgcaatactgtcttgccgtcgtcgggtcttcccatactcccttagtggagtcggagtagatgggtcagggcttttggccctcttca is a window of Amyelois transitella isolate CPQ chromosome 26, ilAmyTran1.1, whole genome shotgun sequence DNA encoding:
- the LOC106135273 gene encoding lysozyme — protein: MLRPSVPMFLLLSLTLMPACTGHARTFTRCQLYQELMRYNFPRSLIPHWVCLIEHGSGRTTEKVTSHNNSYTSYGLFQINNKEWCKKGRKGGQCSMKCEDLLNMDLADDVRCAKRMFDRMGFKAWPLAYSYCQEKSLPDLSRC